TAGTCCGGTGGCATGGAGGAACCTGATACCTTCCAATAAGTACCTCAATGAATTTGAAAACACGGCTACCGGTGCTGCCAAAACAGATCCCCGTTTCAGTGCATCTGTATACCAGACCGGCGATAAGTTCAACAACGATGCAGACGTGCTGACAGATGCGATGCAGAATGGTAATTCATCCGTTGTAAATGGCGTTACTAAAAAGGTGAGCTGGCGGAAATTCATGCTGATCTATAAGCAGAGTCTTTCTAATGCGTCCTATCATCCCGGTGGCAATAATCAGCGTATCATTCGTTATGCAGAAGTGATACTGATGCTGGCGGAGTGTGAGAATGAGCTGGGTAATCCGGCTGGGGCCGTGACGTACCTGAATCAGATCAGGGACAGGGCTTCTGTAGCGATGCCGCATTATCCGACAGCACAGTTCCCGGTGTCCAATAAAGACCAGGTGACCAAAGCACTGATGCATGAAAAAGTCGTTGAAATGGGCGGAGAGGAAATCCGTAACCGTGATATTATGAGATGGAGGAAGAAAGGCTACTTCACCACCGATCCGCTTTCCTACTTCAGGGCTAACAGGGATGAGCTGTTGCCCATCCCTCAGCAGGAAATTGATAATAATCCACAACTCGGTGCCGGTGGTGTAGCAAAGCAGAATCCCGGTTATTAATACACTTGTGTCATAGATCGATAGTTGTTTCAAAAGGGGAGGCCGGCAGGCCTTCCCTGTTATATAGGTTCGGATTGTGGGGATTGTCAGCCCAGGCATAACGCACACGTCGCGGTGCGTTCATACCTTCAACCCATACGACAACGGTATTGTTTTCTATCCGTGCCTGTGCCCATACAAATTTTCCATCTTCTCCAGCCAGTGCAAACTGAGCAGGTGGTTGTCCATCATTGGTAGTTAATCCGCTACCGGTATTAGTGAACCGGATGGTCACTTTATTACCTTCTGCCGACGCTTTTTCCGGCAAAGGTCCTGAAGCTGTCAGTGATTCTTCTCCATAGAGGGCTTTCCTGGCCAGCAATGCGAGTCGGTCGCCCACTTCTTTTTTCCTGTCGGGATGCACATCATTCCATTCACCCAGATCTATTGCGATCGCCATGCCCGTATGCTGTACGGCCAGTGTTTTACGTTGTGCCTCCCGTAGCACGGCCCAGTTGCTTTCAGACGGCAGGTACTGATACTCCATAAAACCTGGCAGCTGTACGAAGAAGAACGGCAGCGTATTCACTTTCCATTGTCTCCGCCAGTCCTGTATCAGTGCAGGAAGTAGCTGCGCATATTCGCCGGCGTTACCGGCGTTACTTTCTCCCTGGTACCATAACGCACCTTTGATGGTGTAGGAGGTGATCGGTGCTATCATGCCATTATACAACGCGGTAGGAGCATTCTGTTCCCTGAAGGTGACAGTTGGTGGTGGAGTCGCATATACGTTACCGACTTTATAAGACCATGTACCTTTGAGGTCAATGGTGTCATGTCCGGAAGTGAGGTAATAGGGTTTATCCGGTATGAAGCCACCTTTGCCTGACTGATTGGTAACACGTATCACGATCAGGTTCTTTCCCGGCTTCAATGTGCCGGCGGGTAGTTGGTATCGTCGTTGTGGATATTGGTACCCGGTATTACCGATCATTTTTCCATTAACATACACTATGTCAGCGTCTACTATCCGGCCCAGGCGTAGCAGGGCCGGCTTACCTGTCATTGCGGGTGGTATCGAGATCTCCCGGCGATACCATACGGTACCATCCAGGTCGCGGATGCCCTGATCTTCCCAATAGCCGGGAATATTGATCGGTCGCCAGTGTAAAGGCTGGTAGGCCGTGTCATACCAGGTGGGCTGATCGTCGAGTCCGGGGTCGGCGGGTTGCAGGAATGCCGGTACACCAGGTCTGGTCATATTTTCGTTACTGCGAATGGTGGACGTCAGTGCCGGAAAAGCCTGTAGACCTTCTTTACTGGTCCATGCTTCAATGGGAGTACCGCCAACAGATGCGTTTATCAATCCGATAGGTACGTGGTATTGTTCGTAGAGTTGCGTGGCAAAGAAGTAGGCGACGGCGGAGAAATCCGCGACATCAGCCTGCGTGGCAGACTTCCATTCGCCACCGGTGAGGTCCTGCGCGGGATCCCGGAGATCGGAAGTCTGTGGAATCTTGAAATGTCTGATAGCGGGGTAGTTAGCTGTGGCAATATCCGCTGCATAGCGTTCACTGTGGAGGATCATCTGGTGTACCATATTCGACTGACCGGCGCAGAGCCATACATCCCCTACGAGTATATCCCGCAGTGTGATATGATTGCTGGCATCGATCTGCAGGGTAAAAGGCCCGCCAGGTTTCAGGGCGGGCATGATCACAGACCAGGTGCCATCGGTGTTGGTCTTTGTGCGGAACTGCTTTCCCTGGAAGCGGATGCGTACGGGTTCACCGGGAGCCGCCCATCCCCATAGTTTCACGGGGGCTTCCCGCTGTAATACCATGCTATCGCGTACCAGCCGGGGGAGTCTTACCTGTGCAGCAGCAGGGCTATGCAGCAGGGACAACAGTAATGCCCCTGCTACATAATAGTTGTTATTTATCATATGGCAGGATTGATCGTTTGTATGGTGCCGTCTTCATTGTAGTGTAGTTCCGTCACCTTTACATTTCGTAACCAGGTCTTGCCGGATAGCTGTACATCATGAT
The DNA window shown above is from Chitinophaga agri and carries:
- a CDS encoding sialate O-acetylesterase, with the translated sequence MINNNYYVAGALLLSLLHSPAAAQVRLPRLVRDSMVLQREAPVKLWGWAAPGEPVRIRFQGKQFRTKTNTDGTWSVIMPALKPGGPFTLQIDASNHITLRDILVGDVWLCAGQSNMVHQMILHSERYAADIATANYPAIRHFKIPQTSDLRDPAQDLTGGEWKSATQADVADFSAVAYFFATQLYEQYHVPIGLINASVGGTPIEAWTSKEGLQAFPALTSTIRSNENMTRPGVPAFLQPADPGLDDQPTWYDTAYQPLHWRPINIPGYWEDQGIRDLDGTVWYRREISIPPAMTGKPALLRLGRIVDADIVYVNGKMIGNTGYQYPQRRYQLPAGTLKPGKNLIVIRVTNQSGKGGFIPDKPYYLTSGHDTIDLKGTWSYKVGNVYATPPPTVTFREQNAPTALYNGMIAPITSYTIKGALWYQGESNAGNAGEYAQLLPALIQDWRRQWKVNTLPFFFVQLPGFMEYQYLPSESNWAVLREAQRKTLAVQHTGMAIAIDLGEWNDVHPDRKKEVGDRLALLARKALYGEESLTASGPLPEKASAEGNKVTIRFTNTGSGLTTNDGQPPAQFALAGEDGKFVWAQARIENNTVVVWVEGMNAPRRVRYAWADNPHNPNLYNREGLPASPFETTIDL